A single region of the Buchnera aphidicola (Formosaphis micheliae) genome encodes:
- the fdx gene encoding ISC system 2Fe-2S type ferredoxin: MPKIKFLPHAILLPKGGEFDAQEGEIILDVALRNNVNINHFCERSCVCTTCHCIIRKGFTSLSDCEEKEEDILDKAWGLEVESRLSCQARVGNKDLEIEIPLQIYK; encoded by the coding sequence ATGCCAAAAATTAAATTTTTACCTCATGCTATTTTGTTACCAAAAGGTGGTGAATTTGATGCACAAGAAGGGGAAATTATTTTAGATGTTGCTTTAAGAAATAATGTAAATATTAATCATTTCTGTGAAAGATCGTGTGTTTGTACAACGTGTCATTGTATTATTAGAAAAGGTTTCACATCTTTATCGGATTGTGAAGAAAAAGAAGAAGATATTTTAGATAAAGCGTGGGGTTTAGAAGTAGAAAGTAGATTAAGTTGTCAAGCAAGAGTTGGAAATAAAGATTTAGAAATAGAAATACCATTACAAATTTATAAATAA
- the hscB gene encoding Fe-S protein assembly co-chaperone HscB — protein sequence MNYFNLFSLPQIFNIDLTVLSKNFYQLQRKFHPDLFYNCSQLIQKKMHNQSVVVNQGYEILKNYLKRAEYLLLLNDINIQDPSYTIYEKNFLIEQFQFYEEIEELKRSSLDFKLYNDLSNRIDFNIRKYELEMENFFILKDWINASNIVRKLYVFKKIKKYLNYLLEK from the coding sequence ATGAATTATTTTAATCTATTTAGTTTGCCTCAGATATTTAATATAGATCTTACAGTTTTATCTAAGAATTTTTATCAATTACAACGTAAATTTCACCCTGATCTCTTTTATAATTGTTCTCAATTAATTCAAAAAAAAATGCATAATCAATCTGTTGTAGTAAATCAGGGATATGAAATATTAAAAAATTATCTAAAACGTGCTGAATATTTGTTACTGTTAAATGACATTAATATTCAAGATCCATCATATACGATATATGAAAAAAATTTTTTAATAGAACAGTTTCAATTTTATGAAGAGATTGAAGAATTAAAACGTTCTTCTTTAGATTTTAAATTATATAATGATTTATCTAATCGTATTGATTTTAATATTAGAAAATATGAATTAGAAATGGAAAATTTTTTTATTTTAAAAGATTGGATAAATGCTTCTAATATAGTACGTAAATTATATGTTTTTAAAAAAATAAAAAAATACTTAAATTATTTATTAGAAAAATAA